tgtAATGTTTAAAATTACCCTCTTAAAAACCTAAACATTAACTGCAAACATTGCTGTCACCCTGGCAGTTAGCAGGCTGTATTTTGGtacttttattaatttattggaGGTACAGTAGTTTTCATGTTTACATTGCACAGCTTTAATGTTTCATTTGGGTATCAAAATAACTTTTTaaagtgcacttttttttttgtataaattaTGTATGCAATATATAGTGGAgggtaaaataaaaaacaacataaccaccaccaccttgtctatttatctataaaGCAAAGGAGGCTTGCTGAAATTTGTCTGTGATGAATTAACTGTCAAAAACCTTTGAAATGCCTTGTTAAAGTTACTGATATATTATGTGTTAGTTGTTGATGGTCTGATGCGGAAAGACTGATCTCACTTTTTGAGATATTTATACCTGTATTTAATTGTCATCATGCTACATTGGTATCACCAGAGTAATTTCACACAGAAAGGAATGGCTATATAGTGAATCATGTGCAATCTATGCACATTTGAATAACATGCAGTTAACTACTATTTCCTACTTTGTTTCAGTTAACACAACTGTTAATTgttttaacattataataagATCTAAGAGTCTCTCCAGGCTGTTTCAGGCTTTGCTGTAAACCTTCATCTCTTCCGCCACTGTATTTGAGAAGAGATGAACCAGCAGAGTCGAGTCCTCCACACCTGTAGTTAAGTAGTTCTccatttctgccattttttgCTTCTCCAGCTCTTGCATGTTCTGCATGATCCTCTGACCTTTCTCCTGTTtaagcaagaaagagagaaggctTTGGTTTTGTAATAGTGGAAAGCAACTGATAAGGAGTTATTAATCTGAGTAAACTGATATATATAATTTACCTTTATTTTACTCACATTAGATACTATTCATAcatcattttattctattctataacaACAGAAGAAGgctttttattcattctgtgCTAGAAAGAACTGCCATATTGTTTTCAAAGAAACATTAGAACACAAAGTCAGTACCTGATCTTCATTGCTCTGCAGAGTGTTATTAAATCTGTATGCTTAATTATCACAGATGTTTATAGCAGATAGTGTAGAAATTTTCCATTGTAATGTCTTACCCTTGTGCTGTCAATAATAGCAGCCACCACCTCGTGTTTTCTGAATAGGGGGTGTTTACGGTTGGGTTTGTTCTGAAAGCGAGGTTTCTTCTTCACTGGATCGTCCTCGCCAAAACATGGAGAACATGTTTGATTCAGTGGCTTTATGTCTGCTACAAAGATAAATGGCTTAAAAATCGACCTGAAcagaaaaccaaaacaaaactggATTAGTATGTcatgttattaaaaaaacttGTCTTTTAGTGTGTAGAAGTCCTTGTACAGAATCGTTACTTCTACATCCACCATCCATTTTAATAGAAACACGGACACACCCTGCAcatttatctaatcagccaatcatgtagcagcaacacaatgcataaaataatgCAGATACGGCTCAAGAACTGGAATTTAAGGCTATCATGGGTGCAGGCTCACTCAAACTGGACAGGTGAAGATCATCTgatctttttccagtcttcaactgtccagtttttttgagcctgttgctgttgttttgtaaCTCATCCACCTcatgttttgatgttttgtgtatGCTTGGATGCGTTTAGGCTCACTGATCATCCGGGTCATTATATCATTCCGTACATCTCAAACCAATCTGACATTTTTTCTCTGACCTCATTTATCAACCACAGAAATGTCACACTGGCTGTGAGTGCACTgggtgttttatgtttttttttttttgcaacctTCTTTGTGAACTGTGACTGTTGTGTGTTCCACAAGAGCTCAGCAGAACTGGCAGCAGAAACTATgtcatggttaaagtcacagagctCACACTTTTCTCGTTCTGATGTTTGAGGTGAAtatttaactgaagctcttgagctGTATCTGCATGCAATGTGCCACTACCACATGACTGGTGACTTTGTATAAATTATAGCACTGACCACACCACCCAGTGTGGTCTTTATAACTTATTTGTAAGCTTCAAATCTACTTTGAATACAGATCAATCAGGAATGACACTTTTGAAGATCGCTATTTAAATCAATTCCAAATTTCATTGGTTGTTTACAAGGACAAATCcatataaatcctacaaacatttAACCACTTGTTCTTGAGATACCATAGTAAGAGGATCTAGGTTGATCGGAGAGATGCGCAGAATTGGGAATGCAATATTTTGAGTCTGTGGAATGAGGCAGCAGTGGTATAAAAACCCACCTTTCAGGGTCAGGGGTTGCAGTGAAGTAGTGAACCCCAGGCAGTGACGGGTTCTTAGGCAGGACAGATACCATGCTTCCTGTTGTCATGAACATGCCTTCCATATTAATACcactctctttatctctcagtATATCCATCATGGCCTCAGCTGTGATGTGACCTGTAGGTGTGGCAACACAGTACTCTTATTAACATAAAATTCACTCACATTTACTCTGTGTAGATACAATCCTATTACACTATTGTACACATATAGGATTCTTTCTTTTGAAAATGCTCTTCATGAAaatcatgaaaaataaattgggTGAAAGGctggggtacaccctggacgggtcaccagtccatcacagggcctcatatagacagacaaccaaacacactcacactcactcctatgggcaatttagaattaccaatccacctaatgtacatgtttttggactgtgggaggaaaacCACGACACACAGGGAGAAATGCAAACTCCCAAACAGAGAGTTTGATCAAACAGGCAAAGatcccctgcctgtttgaacccgggattcgaacccagggccttcttgctgtgaggcaacagcgctaaccactaagccaccatgctgccccagCAAATCAGTAGTTTATATTAATCTCACAccactttataaataaatatttgcctGTAGTATTATACCCCATCgtcttttattccttacttaaccTATCAATCACCATTGCTTTTCTCCAGCAGTCTGCGTCCCTCACAGTAGCGCCCCCCAGCGGCCTCTATGCGTGCTGTAGTCAAAAAGGAGTAAACCTCTGCAAAGTTGAATGCCACATTGCTGTCCCACCAGCCTTGCTCTCGTGCATACTCCCGCATGCCCGGGTGCTCCTTGTCGAtttttgtggtgatggagtaCTGATTAGAAATATTACGATATCcacctaaaaaaaacaaaaaaaaaaaaacaatacagagaTATTTATAATTTGCCAGGAGATGCTGTAGCATTTATACACTGTATGACCAaaagtttgttctttttttttttttattccattccagatttagtcctaTTTGCGGTTATAATAAGATCTAATCCTgggagaaggctttccactacattttggagtgtggctgtggggatttgctcattcagctacaagagtgAGGTTGGGAGGTGGTGCAGCCAAAAAgccctggggtgcagtcagtgtaatagttcatcccaaaagttttcagtggggttgaggtcaggaccctgtgcaggacacttccactcaaatcatgtcttcatggagctcgctttgtgcacaggggcattggcCATGAACTAGTGAATCAGTatcgatgtattcattgataaagacttcaaagcactactgtaagtcgctctgaataagggcatctgccaaatgcaaaAAAGTGTAAGTTTCATCTTTGTAACAAACTAtgacttttggccatatagtgtaaatGTTGTTTTGTTACTTTATCTTGTTCTTGATATAGCCTTGGACTATTTGTGGAGACTAGTCAAGATATCGAATGAGAAACTACACAAAACTTGGCCTGTGGGTCAAACTGCACTACACCCCAGATTGAGCACTTCACCTtactgttttctgatttatacTTTTCCATTTCTGTTTTCTAGAAAAGACTGCTAAGCTGCTCATTTAAAATTATATACTAATATATACCCGACTGAGGTAGAAGACAACcatttaaagtttttatttactctctactctctctgcAGCCCAGAATTTTCCAGAGGTCTCCAGCACCCAGGCCTCAGTGCGGTCACATATGAGGAAGCTGTTATGGTATGTGAAAGTGCATTCATCCTCCATGCAGTTGCCACCCTGCCCGTATTTCTCCAGAAGCTCCACTATCACATTCAGAGCCTTCTCTGCACTGTCCGCTCTCTCCAGAGCCAATCTAAAACCAGAACAGACCACAGGTATCAGCTGTTGACAGAATCATGTGTTACATTAATGTAAAATGTGGTTATCTAGAAGAAATTATGACTGCCAAAAAGCAGAAAGGATatctaatattatattttaatataagtaTCAAATAAGATCTGAGATGATAAATACAAATGACTGAACACTTCAGCTGATGAAGATACGGTTGTGATTATCTTCAAGGTATGTTTGATAGTGCACTAATAAAAACACTTGTGTgccctttttttaaaatctgatgATTACCTCACCAGATCCATGCCCAGTAAAGCTTCCTCAGCATCAGTGCTTTCTCGCCCCCACACAGCCTCATTTCCGATGCAGACCTGGTGTTCGTTGGCTCCCATTTCAGCTCCCCAGAGCCATGCTGGTCTGCTTAACACTACAGCATGAGTATGGGCAGCCTGCTCTATCTCTATGTATGTGCACTGTCCagttgaaaataaaaagatgacAGAGAAACAAAATTTCATCAGTAAAAACCTGCCTTCATCTCGAGTCATAATGCCTGTCCCATCATGCTTGTACCAGAAGGCAAAAGCGGTTTCAACAATACTTTTTCGCTGCACTGTTTTGATGCATGACTTCCACACACATGGACAGTTCAATGGGATTTCTTGGCtctgaataaaaattaaatgattaaatgaaagATGCTTTATGCCATTCTTAGTAAGAAAGTCATCTAAAAACAGAAGTatgttaattaataatttatgcaTTAAATGGTTATTATGGTAATAAATAGTAGATAATaatgaacaataataataataataataataataataataattattattattattattattattattattattatgaataataataattattattattattattctttgtaTGCACAAACATACTTGGCATTAAAGctctttctgattctgattagtattgttgttgttatttaaaaaaatatataaataattaattgggGAACCTCGACTTTTTCTCCTGGACTGTAGTCTTTGGAGGGGAAGTACACCACTTCTTGCACCTCATCACAGGGTCTGTCCGAATTCTTGCCGAAGATGACGCGCTGTCCCTCTGAGGATGGAGGTAAAGCCACGAACGTGTCGCAGGAGGATGGCGTCATCATCCTGCGCGCgtgaaataaatcaacatgACCCAATTTGACATTTTATTCGCATCAAGTCATTTTCATGCATGGAATTTATTCATTCGTTCAAGTTCTTAAATGCCCTTGTATACGTTCAATTAATCGTAGCCAAATATGTTATCTGAGCAATGTCTATATAAGACAGGAAAATCTGGGAATGTCATGTAAAAGTGTTAATAACATGAAACACTCACCTAGATCAAATAACGTATCAAATCTACGGTGCAGAAATGAGCTACAGTGAAAGAGGCAGTAACCAGGGCTCTTTAGGAAGAATCTATAATGTCTATACTGTCTGactttctgttttcatttcctAACACATTTACTCCCCTAAACCCGAAAGTTGACGTTAGCCAATAATCTGATACTGAATCATTTGGATTTCCTACGAGCATATGAACACACTTCAATCGGCttcagtgatgtgatggagatTTGCGAAAAGCTTCACGAATCACCGAAAGTTACCGCCCACGTAACCTGGAAGTAAAATTTTTGTCAGCGTGTAAACAGTGGTAACAGGAATTCCGGTTCTTTTCAGTGAGTCGGATCGTTTGAATCAGTTCATCAGTTGCATGCCCAAAATGTTGCTCTGTATTCTAATTAACgcatatatataattataattattttatgaactctaattcaataaaatatattacatatacattacattacagctaTTTTGCCTGTTGTGCCTGTTCCACTTAACGGATAACTGATTTGCCTGCCTTAATAAATCTAATTAACAAACTGCAGTATCTCTACCAAAAGGATATTGTTCATAATTACACtttccggtgtttataataatttataatcacactctcctgtgtcacCAAAATGAGGATAGGTTCCCATttgtgtctggttcctcttaaggtttctttctcttacCGTCTAAGGGAGTTTCTACGTCCATACACTGCAACAGTAACAGCATTTCCTACATCTTTAAATAAACACCTCATACAGCtttaggaaaaataaataaataccactgtaaaataatcagtttcttatgtatttttcttacaggttcatgtattggtgagatgaacagttttgtttcatttatttgtgaactgctgacaatatttctcctaaattcaaaatataactattgttatttagagtgtatatttaaaggaaatgacaacacatcagaataacccaagatcatgcagtatttgcagagctttaataactcaaataaaacaaaatgcaaataatttgtgaataaattgtgttaatgctttggctaaataacattaagaaatcagtatttggtggaataaccccgatttgcatgcgttttggctccatgctctccaccagtttttcacattgctgttggggaactttataccactctttttgcaaaaaggcaaacagctcagctttgcttgatggtttgtgacatccatcttcctcttgatgacataccagaggttttcaatagggttcacatctggagatttggtagtggtctcttattttttttccagagttgTATAGGTGAGTCGGATCTCTTTCATTTAAAAGAGCCGAATCAAAGAGCCGAATCTTTGGAGAACGATTCATCATTAGTAAACAGGCCGTGTTGATGGTAGTTTGAACAGTACTTTCGGTGGCGTTTTTAATCCTCGTTCAGCCATGGGGAAGTCTTTTGCTAATTTTATGTGCAAGAAGGATTTCCACCCAGCGTCAAAATCCAACATAAAGAAGGTAACTTTAAAGTTTATTGAAATTTTTGAAGCAAacaagttagctagctaaatgaGCTAGTTAGCTATAGAGGCTACTGTAACGCTAGCTTGGCGAGCTTCATGGCGTGATACCAATGTGTTTCACAGGATTCTCGTTTAATCATGCGGTTTCTTTTCTCATACATTAACTCAGCTCTGCTCGCCTGGCTGCAGAACTTGGGTTCATCATACGCATTTAATGATTAGTTTCACTGGAGAACCTCTAGCGTTCCTCTAGCACTCCTACGATGAAGTTACTTAATGTAGCTGATGTACAGGACAGTTAGGTAACCCTTCAGTTAGTATCAGTAAGACCAATATTCTGAGGCAGACAACACTAGCTTATCTATCTATTGACACTAAATTCTCACCGGTCATTTTTGCAATTATCATATGTCAGCAGCTCAGTgcatacacaccgatcaggcataacattatgagcaggtgaagtgaataagactgttgatctcctcatcatggcacctgttagtgggtgggatatattaggcagcaagtaaacattttgtcctcaaagttgatgtgttagaagcaggaaaaatgggcaagtgtaaggatttgagtgagtttgacgagggccaaattgtgatggctagaccactgaatcagagcatctccaaaactgcagctcttgtggggtgttcccgttctgcagtggtcagtatctatcaaaagtcgtccaaggaaggaactgtggtgaaccagtgacagggtcatgggcagccaagactcattgatgcacgtggggagcgaaggctggtccgtgtgatccgatgcaacagacgagctactgttgatcaaattgctgaagaagttaatgctggttctgatagaaaggtgtcagaatacacagtgcatgatgggtcagggctgtttttgtagcaaaagggggaccaacacaatattaggcagatggtcataacgttatgcctgGGCAGTGtataatcatgcagatacaggtcaagagcttcagttcatgTACACCTCCAACATCAGCAGAGGTTGAAaatgatctcagtgactttgtgACTTCTCACACCTTCTTGATGAGAGAGGCTGGAGGAGTTTATGATGGTCTATGATAAATCTGATAAATGGTCTTTACAACTCAGAAAAGCTCCCCAGAATATACAACATGCCAAACCTTGAGCCGCAtgaactacaacaacaacaacagatgACCACACtcccgaaagaagaagaaacatactttttttttccacatatatATTACAACACAGGAACATATTTTTTTGCATGTCCCAGTTTTAGAGGTTGGGGGTCTGAGCATAAGGTCATCCGTGAAGCAGCGTCTTTGGAGCAGAGAGGTTCAAGGGCCTTGCTTatgggcccaacagtggcagcttgctggAACCCTGACCTTTCAATCAATAATCTGGAGTCTGAACCACTTGAGCTTCCACTGCCTTCCTGTCAGTCATAAACAGGAATCTGAGCCTAAAGAAGGCACAGACTCCCTGAACCTGGCCAGATGGCACCTGGAAAAATGACCTCCTTTAACTGTCTAGTTGTGTGATTAATATGTAATGTGATGATtttggtgtgtagtgttggcaAGCTATTGCGTGCTATGCAATAATGAGAGTAATATATCATTTTTAGGTATGGATGGCAGAGCAGAAAATAACCTTCGACAAGAAGAAGCAGGAGGAGCTGATGCAGGCTTACCTGAAAGAACAGGAGACCTACAACAACAGGTCAGTCAACAGATTCAGCTGAGTCCTCTTGCTAATTCTGCACAACTTCATGTTTCAGACtgggtaaataaatataaatacagtgaATCTAAGGAGAAATCATCTATGTGACACTgacatggtagtg
This DNA window, taken from Hemibagrus wyckioides isolate EC202008001 linkage group LG06, SWU_Hwy_1.0, whole genome shotgun sequence, encodes the following:
- the scrn3 gene encoding secernin-3, which encodes MMTPSSCDTFVALPPSSEGQRVIFGKNSDRPCDEVQEVVYFPSKDYSPGEKVECTYIEIEQAAHTHAVVLSRPAWLWGAEMGANEHQVCIGNEAVWGRESTDAEEALLGMDLVRLALERADSAEKALNVIVELLEKYGQGGNCMEDECTFTYHNSFLICDRTEAWVLETSGKFWAAERVESGYRNISNQYSITTKIDKEHPGMREYAREQGWWDSNVAFNFAEVYSFLTTARIEAAGGRYCEGRRLLEKSNGHITAEAMMDILRDKESGINMEGMFMTTGSMVSVLPKNPSLPGVHYFTATPDPERSIFKPFIFVADIKPLNQTCSPCFGEDDPVKKKPRFQNKPNRKHPLFRKHEVVAAIIDSTREKGQRIMQNMQELEKQKMAEMENYLTTGVEDSTLLVHLFSNTVAEEMKVYSKA